One segment of Ipomoea triloba cultivar NCNSP0323 chromosome 12, ASM357664v1 DNA contains the following:
- the LOC116000193 gene encoding uncharacterized protein LOC116000193, which produces MAIRARETLLPGEWWSAFGGGCPNLAQFAIRILSQTCSLISGKPSRDLSEWINRTTNCLEHRRLNDLVLVQSNLRLRGEMNRAQSHMDPIAYENIALAGDWVSGRELFPGELGCTDWTVVDPPLGNGVLSGPEIDDAEALGSGFKDHEVLDF; this is translated from the exons ATGGCAATTCGTGCTAGAGAGACTCTACTTCCTG GTGAGTGGTGGTCAGCATTCGGTGGAGGCTGCCCGAATTTGGCTCAGTTTGCCATCCGAATTCTCAGTCAGACGTGTAGTTTGATAAGCGGGAAGCCAAGCAGAGATCTTTCTGAGTGGATAAACAGAACAACGAACTGCTTAGAGCATCGAAGGCTCAACGATCTTGTTCTTGTACAGTCCAATTTACGCCTGAG GGGAGAAATGAACAGAGCACAGAGTCATATGGATCCCATTGCATATGAAAACATAGCACTTGCAGGAGACTGGGTTTCAGGGAGGGAGCTATTCCCAGGGGAATTGGGGTGTACAGATTGGACCGTGGTCGATCCGCCATTGGGCAACGGGGTGCTCTCGGGGCCAGAAATCGATGACGCTGAAGCATTGGGCTCAG GGTTTAAGGATCATGAAGTTCTGGATTTTTGA
- the LOC115998048 gene encoding uncharacterized protein LOC115998048, translating into MALNLEAVQATPRKRDPAWKHCQIYKNGDNVHLRCIYCGKIFSGGGIHRVKEHLAGQKGNGSTCTLVEPDIRLEMQECLSAVVRSKKHKHGEELDTVDPSTSEIGNDQCGLNTEIELSPMCSQKRDPAWKHCQVCKDGDKVYLECIYCGKVFKGGGIYRVKEHLAGQKGNGSTCLRVQPDVRLAMQEYLNAGLMKSKKHKHTEEINTGEIGVLSDQCGLNTEAEWSSVSPQKRDPAWKHCQMYKDGDKVYLKCIYCGKVFKGGGIYRVKEHLAGQKGNGSTCLRVQPDVRASMLERLNEVVMKSKKRKLADKMNTDDASTSGVAALSDQCWLNVEVESLQVPDMLEQNGSMFVSQEEGKNSKLPGRKTGNIRNVSPSGDATLLARPINQAVNSKRINNEVHMAIAWFLLDAGVPFEAVNSAYFQPMIDAIASQGIGVAGPSYHELRSWILNNSVQELKNEIGQCTGTWATTGCSVFVDEWETEKGKSFINFSVYCPERTIFLRSVDVSNIINSDGALFQLLKEVVEEVGVTNLLQVVTGCEDRYVDAGKRLTDAYPTIFWTPCAAQCIDLMLEDIKRLEWVNVVLEQAKAISIFIYNHSFVLNMMRRYTLGVDLVDLGATRSATDFLTIKRMVNMKHNLQSMVTSEEWMESPYTKKPKGSEVLDFISNQYFWSSCTLITRLTDPLLRLLRIVGSAKKPAMGYVYAGLYRAKETIKKELIDKEYSEYWNIIDHRWRHLRHHPLHASGFYLNPRFFYSTEEDVQHRIRSLVYDCVEKLVPDPNVQDKIVIETTAYQKAAGEFGRDMAIRARETLLPGEWWSAFGGGCPNLAQFAIRILSQTCSLISGKPSRDLSEWINRTTNCLEHRRLNDLVLVQSNLRLRGEMNRAQSHMDPIAYENIALAGDWVSGRELFPGELGCTDWTVVDPPLGNGVLSGPEIDDAEALGSGFKDHEVLDF; encoded by the exons ATGGCTTTGAATTTGGAGGCTGTACAAGCAACTCCACGAAAACGTGATCCAGCTTGGAAGCATTGCCAAATTTATAAGAACGGGGATAATGTTCATCTCAGGTGCATATACTGTGGGAAGATATTTAGTGGGGGTGGGATTCATAGGGTTAAAGAACATCTGGCTGGTCAGAAGGGTAATGGCTCAACTTGTACCCTAGTTGAGCCTGATATTCGGCTTGAAATGCAAGAGTGCTTGAGTGCAGTGGTGAGGAGTAAGAAGCACAAACATGGTGAGGAGTTAGATACAGTTGATCCCAGtactagtgaaattgggaatgaCCAATGTGGATTGAATACAGAAATTGAATTGTCTCCTATGTGTTCTCAAAAGCGTGATCCGGCTTGGAAGCATTGTCAGGTGTGTAAAGATGGGGATAAGGTTTATCTCGAGTGTATATATTGTGGGAAGGTATTTAAAGGAGGTGGGATTTACAGGGTTAAAGAACATTTGGCTGGTCAGAAGGGTAATGGCTCGACTTGTTTGAGAGTTCAGCCTGATGTTCGGCTTGCAATGCAAGAGTACTTGAATGCGGGACTAATGAAGAGTAAGAAGCATAAACATACTGAGGAGATAAACACTGGTGAAATTGGTGTTTTGAGTGACCAATGTGGATTGAACACAGAAGCTGAATGGTCTTCAGTAAGTCCACAAAAACGCGATCCAGCTTGGAAGCATTGTCAAATGTATAAAGATGGGGATAAGGTTTATCTCAAGTGTATATACTGTGGGAAGGTATTTAAAGGAGGTGGGATTTACAGGGTTAAAGAACATTTGGCTGGTCAGAAGGGTAACGGTTCAACTTGTTTGAGAGTTCAGCCTGATGTTCGGGCTTCAATGTTAGAGAGGCTGAATGAAGTTGTAATGAAGAGTAAGAAGCGAAAACTTGCTGACAAGATGAATACTGATGATGCCAGTACTAGTGGAGTTGCTGCTTTAAGCGATCAATGTTGGTTGAACGTGGAAGTGGAATCACTTCAAGTGCCAGATATGCTTGAACAGAATGGCAGTATGTTTGTTAGTCAAGAAGAAGGAAAGAACAGTAAGCTGCCAGGTAGGAAGACGGGGAACATTAGGAATGTGTCTCCGTCTGGAGATGCTACTCTGTTGGCTCGACCTATTAACCAGGCCGTGAATTCAAAAAGGATAAACAATGAAGTTCATATGGCAATAGCTTGGTTCCTGCTTGACGCTGGGGTGCCCTTTGAGGCTGTAAATTCGGCTTATTTCCAACCTATGATTGATGCAATTGCTTCCCAAGGAATCGGGGTTGCTGGCCCCTCTTACCATGAACTGAGAAGCTGGATTTTAAACAATTCAGTTCAAGAGCTCAAGAATGAAATTGGCCAATGCACAGGCACATGGGCGACAACTGGCTGTTCTGTTTTCGTTGATGAGTGGGAAACCGAGAAGGGCAAATCATTTATAAACTTCTCAGTTTACTGTCCGGAAAGGACAATCTTCTTGAGATCTGTGGACGTATCTAACATCATCAACTCTGATGGTGCTCTTTTTCAATTGCTTAAGGAGGTAGTGGAAGAAGTCGGTGTTACAAACTTATTGCAGGTAGTTACCGGCTGTGAAGATAGATATGTCGATGCTGGTAAAAGACTTACCGATGCTTACCCTACAATTTTCTGGACTCCTTGTGCTGCACAGTGCATAGATTTGATGCTCGAGGATATCAAAAGGCTTGAATGGGTAAATGTAGTACTTGAACAAGCCAAAGCTATATCAATCTTTATCTACAATCAtagttttgttttaaatatgatgAGGCGGTACACTTTAGGAGTTGATTTAGTTGACTTGGGGGCTACTCGCTCTGCAACTGATTTTTTGACGATAAAAAGAATGGTAAATATGAAACACAATTTGCAGTCAATGGTTACTTCAGAGGAATGGATGGAGAGCCCATATACAAAGAAACCAAAGGGATCTGAGGTGCTAGATTTTATAAGCAATCAGTACTTTTGGTCCAGTTGCACCTTGATTACCCGCTTGACAGACCCCCTCTTGCGACTCTTGAGGATAGTTGGTAGTGCAAAGAAGCCGGCTATGGGGTATGTTTATGCAGGTCTTTACCGAGCAAAAGAAACTATTAAGAAAGAACTTATTGACAAGGAGTACTCAGAGTACTGGAATATTATAGACCACAGGTGGAGACATCTTCGGCACCATCCTCTTCACGCTTCAGGCTTTTACCTCAATCCCAGGTTCTTCTATAGCACCGAGGAGGATGTGCAACATCGTATTAGGTCACTAGTATATGATTGTGTAGAGAAATTGGTTCCCGATCCAAATGTTCAGGACAAAATTGTTATAGAGACTACTGCTTACCAAAAAGCCGCTGGAGAGTTTGGACGGGATATGGCAATTCGTGCTAGAGAGACTCTACTTCCTG GTGAGTGGTGGTCAGCATTCGGTGGAGGCTGCCCGAATTTGGCTCAGTTTGCCATCCGAATTCTCAGTCAGACGTGTAGTTTGATAAGCGGGAAGCCAAGCAGAGATCTTTCTGAGTGGATAAACAGAACAACGAACTGCTTAGAGCATCGAAGGCTCAACGATCTTGTTCTTGTACAGTCCAATTTACGCCTGAG GGGAGAAATGAACAGAGCACAGAGTCATATGGATCCCATTGCATATGAAAACATAGCACTTGCAGGAGACTGGGTTTCAGGGAGGGAGCTATTCCCAGGGGAATTGGGGTGTACAGATTGGACCGTGGTCGATCCGCCATTGGGCAACGGGGTGCTCTCGGGGCCAGAAATCGATGACGCTGAAGCATTGGGCTCAG GGTTTAAGGATCATGAAGTTCTGGATTTTTGA